A single Paenibacillus sp. FSL R5-0517 DNA region contains:
- a CDS encoding S1 domain-containing RNA-binding protein has protein sequence MAIEVGTKLEGKVTGITHFGAFVDLSGGVTGLVHISEIADNYVKDVNDHLKLNDLVTVKVINVDKDGKIGLSIKQAVDKPVEQQTQSRPPRAPRPERSGGDRERFSGGGPSGGQGRGGGGGGFNRGDRGGRSFKPAAGKPSFEDKMSRFLKDSEERISSLKKNTEGKRGGRGAKRV, from the coding sequence ATGGCAATTGAAGTGGGCACCAAGTTAGAGGGCAAGGTGACAGGAATCACGCATTTTGGAGCATTTGTGGATCTGTCAGGAGGTGTCACGGGTCTCGTTCACATCTCGGAAATCGCCGACAATTACGTCAAAGATGTCAACGACCACCTGAAGCTGAATGACCTCGTTACAGTGAAGGTTATCAACGTTGACAAGGATGGCAAGATCGGACTTTCCATTAAGCAAGCTGTTGACAAACCGGTTGAGCAACAAACACAATCCAGACCCCCGAGAGCTCCTAGACCGGAACGCAGTGGAGGAGATCGCGAACGATTCAGCGGCGGAGGTCCAAGTGGTGGCCAAGGTCGTGGTGGCGGCGGCGGTGGATTTAACCGTGGTGACCGCGGAGGCCGTTCTTTCAAGCCCGCAGCAGGCAAACCTTCATTTGAGGATAAAATGTCACGCTTCCTGAAAGATAGTGAAGAGCGGATCTCTTCGCTTAAGAAGAACACAGAAGGCAAACGTGGAGGCCGCGGAGCCAAGCGTGTGTAA
- the spoIIE gene encoding stage II sporulation protein E, which translates to MMEKWNVIQFPGMKAGKGGTEAREELSVRLKHWLGSRKAVQMVASRKWVLLLTFMGFLLGKAMILNELSPFAIAYFAVIAFMRRDYIIPVGAALLAGSLFAPFPVPLIVASEIAIFYLLFRGLESYDRAELSYAPTMVFTTTFMVKLFAVVIGPSFSWYAMLMLTMDSVLSFVLTLVFIQAIPIFTYRKKKFSLKNEEILCLIILLASVMTGAVGWTIQSLSVEHMLSRYLILIFALVGGAPLGASVGVITGLILSLADMSAVYQMSLLAFAGMLAGMLREGKRAGVALGMLLGSSILSIYLGGPGDVMNSLWETCAAIVLFMLTPKSLMTAISKYVPGTQDHTKSQHEYAKRIRDITAERVTRFSQVFRQLSRSFDQMSGAGEPVQKEGGMDHFMNAVAEGTCASCFKRTQCWDAKFIQTYKYMTDVMSTIEGNPEISGKQIPVEWNRVCSKPEEVLEVMRAQYGLHQHNMQWKRQIIDSRQLVAEQLSGVSQVMEDLAKEIQRESEEMVQQEEQIRDALESLGLSIHSIEIINLEAGNVEIEIVHAYTRGFDECRKMIAPLISDVLDEHIAVLHETMTDPRQGLATVTFGSAKTFEVTTGVAAAAKGGDVMSGDSFSTVELGNGTFAVALSDGMGNGERARMESSAALNILEQLLQSGMDEKLAIKSVNSVLMLRSPEEMYATVDMALIDEYTAETTFMKIGSTPSFIKRGQEVIQVSASNLPIGIIKDIEVDLVTVQLQPGDILIMMTDGIYDAPGYAVNKELWMKRLIQEIDTDDPQDLADCLLESVIRYQQHEILDDMTVVVGKVEHFRPEWATLRVPGINRMERPRTVS; encoded by the coding sequence ATGATGGAAAAGTGGAATGTCATTCAATTTCCGGGAATGAAAGCAGGTAAAGGTGGTACGGAAGCTCGGGAGGAGTTGTCTGTACGTCTGAAACATTGGCTTGGCTCCCGCAAGGCTGTCCAAATGGTGGCTTCCCGCAAATGGGTACTGCTGCTTACGTTTATGGGATTTCTACTCGGAAAGGCGATGATCCTGAATGAGTTATCTCCTTTTGCCATTGCGTACTTCGCCGTAATTGCTTTCATGCGCAGGGATTACATAATTCCGGTAGGCGCCGCTCTACTCGCAGGTAGTCTCTTTGCACCGTTTCCCGTACCACTCATTGTTGCATCAGAGATCGCCATCTTTTATCTGCTCTTCCGCGGTCTGGAGTCATATGATCGTGCTGAATTATCTTATGCGCCGACGATGGTGTTTACCACTACATTTATGGTCAAATTATTCGCGGTTGTGATCGGGCCATCCTTCAGCTGGTACGCTATGCTGATGCTCACGATGGATTCGGTACTAAGCTTCGTGCTTACCCTTGTTTTCATACAAGCCATACCGATCTTCACCTACCGCAAAAAAAAGTTCAGCCTGAAGAACGAGGAGATCCTCTGCCTGATTATATTGCTCGCATCCGTTATGACGGGAGCTGTGGGGTGGACCATTCAATCCTTATCCGTCGAGCATATGCTCTCCCGTTATCTTATATTAATCTTTGCGCTGGTGGGCGGAGCCCCCCTCGGAGCCTCAGTTGGGGTCATTACTGGATTGATTCTGAGTCTGGCTGACATGTCAGCGGTGTATCAGATGAGCCTGCTTGCTTTTGCCGGGATGCTGGCAGGGATGCTTCGAGAGGGTAAACGTGCGGGGGTTGCACTGGGCATGCTGCTAGGTTCGTCCATTCTATCCATCTACTTGGGTGGGCCAGGTGATGTGATGAATTCATTATGGGAGACATGTGCGGCTATCGTTCTGTTTATGTTGACACCTAAGAGCTTGATGACGGCGATATCGAAATATGTACCAGGTACGCAGGACCATACCAAATCCCAGCATGAGTATGCCAAGCGGATTAGGGATATCACAGCAGAACGGGTCACTCGCTTCTCGCAGGTATTCCGTCAATTGTCACGCAGCTTTGATCAGATGTCCGGTGCGGGCGAGCCAGTACAGAAAGAAGGTGGAATGGATCATTTCATGAATGCGGTTGCCGAGGGCACATGTGCAAGCTGCTTCAAGCGTACGCAATGTTGGGATGCCAAGTTTATTCAGACCTACAAATACATGACCGATGTGATGAGTACCATTGAAGGGAACCCGGAGATTTCAGGTAAGCAGATTCCAGTGGAATGGAACAGGGTGTGTTCGAAGCCGGAAGAGGTACTTGAAGTCATGCGTGCCCAATACGGGCTGCATCAACATAACATGCAGTGGAAACGCCAGATTATTGATAGCCGGCAGCTGGTTGCAGAGCAATTGTCCGGTGTATCTCAGGTCATGGAGGACCTGGCCAAAGAAATTCAGCGGGAAAGTGAGGAGATGGTGCAACAGGAGGAACAGATTCGGGATGCACTGGAGTCACTGGGCCTGTCCATTCACTCTATTGAGATCATCAATCTGGAAGCGGGCAATGTGGAAATTGAGATCGTACATGCATATACACGGGGATTCGATGAGTGCCGGAAAATGATCGCTCCGCTGATCTCGGATGTACTGGACGAACATATCGCCGTCTTGCATGAGACAATGACCGACCCTCGCCAGGGACTGGCGACTGTTACGTTTGGTTCAGCCAAAACGTTCGAGGTAACCACCGGTGTTGCTGCTGCTGCCAAAGGGGGAGATGTGATGTCAGGCGACAGCTTTAGCACAGTTGAGTTAGGAAACGGTACATTCGCGGTTGCACTCAGTGATGGAATGGGCAATGGAGAACGGGCTCGCATGGAGAGTAGCGCGGCACTGAACATACTGGAGCAGTTGCTACAGTCAGGCATGGACGAGAAACTGGCGATCAAATCCGTGAATTCCGTTCTGATGCTGCGCTCCCCTGAAGAGATGTATGCCACAGTCGATATGGCGCTGATTGATGAGTATACGGCAGAGACAACGTTTATGAAAATCGGATCAACGCCAAGCTTTATCAAACGTGGACAGGAGGTTATTCAGGTTTCAGCCAGCAATTTGCCAATCGGTATTATTAAAGATATTGAAGTGGATTTGGTGACGGTACAGCTACAACCAGGTGATATCCTCATTATGATGACGGATGGCATCTATGATGCACCGGGGTATGCTGTTAACAAAGAGCTATGGATGAAACGGCTCATTCAAGAGATTGATACAGACGATCCACAAGATTTGGCCGATTGCCTGCTTGAAAGTGTCATAAGATATCAGCAGCATGAAATTCTGGATGATATGACCGTCGTTGTTGGAAAAGTAGAGCATTTCCGTCCTGAATGGGCCACACTGCGTGTGCCCGGCATTAATCGGATGGAGCGACCACGGACCGTCAGCTAA
- a CDS encoding VWA domain-containing protein — protein MKQILLITDGCSNVGPSPVLAAAEAQEEGITVNVVGVIDYGTIGELGSREIEDIARAGGGISQIVGTRQLAHTMQMMTRKTVVQTIQQAVNRELTQILGEKEPKTVTDLEPAQRARVVEVMDDMAETTALQVILLIDVSASMKPKLAAVEEGIRDLMLSLQARVGQSKLSVFHFPGRHSGEDAVMDIDWTTDPGRVRSLFGRLQMKGATPTGPAIQKVIDFYRYGTLEEQQEIEGNYRIEREGMLGDNVV, from the coding sequence ATGAAGCAAATCTTATTGATCACCGACGGTTGTTCCAATGTAGGACCAAGTCCGGTGCTGGCAGCGGCCGAAGCACAGGAAGAGGGCATTACGGTTAATGTAGTTGGCGTGATTGATTATGGAACCATTGGTGAATTGGGCAGTCGGGAGATTGAGGATATTGCCAGAGCCGGAGGTGGAATCAGCCAAATCGTAGGTACACGGCAGCTTGCCCATACCATGCAGATGATGACAAGGAAAACGGTGGTTCAGACTATTCAGCAGGCGGTTAATAGAGAGTTAACACAAATTTTGGGGGAGAAGGAGCCCAAAACGGTAACCGATCTGGAGCCTGCACAACGCGCCCGGGTCGTGGAAGTGATGGATGACATGGCTGAAACTACAGCCTTACAGGTGATATTGCTAATAGACGTCAGTGCCAGCATGAAGCCCAAACTGGCAGCGGTTGAAGAGGGCATTCGCGATTTAATGTTGAGTTTGCAGGCGCGTGTAGGTCAGAGCAAGCTTTCCGTATTTCATTTCCCGGGACGACACAGTGGAGAAGATGCGGTAATGGATATTGACTGGACAACGGATCCAGGCCGTGTTCGGTCCCTGTTTGGAAGGTTGCAGATGAAGGGCGCAACACCGACAGGTCCTGCAATTCAGAAGGTGATTGATTTTTACCGTTATGGTACACTGGAGGAACAGCAGGAAATAGAAGGGAACTATCGCATTGAAAGAGAAGGGATGCTCGGTGACAACGTTGTCTGA
- a CDS encoding serine/threonine protein kinase, producing the protein MTTLSDASFPPGTVVTGKWNRSRYTIRKLLGKGANGIVFLVQRGENGKHYALKMGFDPVDLQSEVNVLKSFQLQRNHEALRQSGIPSYLKDVDDYAVRGRDIPFYVMRYVRGEALHHFIRRQGTDWTLLVGLRLLQKLAQLHQAGWVFGDLKPQNVLVSDYGQVELIDYGGVTSIGRSVKQFTEWYDRGFWNAGSRTADGTYDVFAFALLLIHVLEADALKALAAEGLPQLRSVNQLVALVERSERLGPFRNWTIQALRGQFRDAGHAAQAWKEMMARPTPLRRRSKSTTPRWLKNAFAVSVILLIGVLIYALRF; encoded by the coding sequence GTGACAACGTTGTCTGACGCCTCTTTCCCGCCAGGAACAGTGGTTACAGGGAAATGGAATCGCAGTCGTTACACGATTCGGAAGCTACTGGGCAAAGGAGCCAATGGCATCGTTTTTCTTGTCCAACGGGGTGAAAATGGCAAACACTACGCGCTAAAAATGGGATTTGATCCGGTAGATCTACAATCGGAAGTCAATGTGCTCAAATCTTTTCAACTACAGCGTAATCATGAAGCCCTTCGGCAGAGCGGCATTCCTTCCTATCTTAAAGATGTGGATGATTATGCCGTTCGTGGCCGGGATATTCCCTTTTATGTGATGCGTTACGTTAGAGGTGAGGCTCTTCATCACTTCATTCGGCGTCAGGGGACAGACTGGACACTTCTGGTGGGACTTAGGCTCTTGCAGAAGCTGGCACAATTGCATCAGGCAGGATGGGTGTTTGGTGATCTCAAACCTCAGAATGTGCTGGTATCCGATTATGGGCAGGTAGAACTGATCGACTACGGCGGAGTTACGTCTATTGGTCGAAGCGTCAAGCAGTTCACCGAATGGTATGATCGGGGCTTCTGGAATGCAGGCAGCCGTACAGCCGATGGTACCTATGATGTGTTTGCATTTGCATTATTGTTGATTCATGTACTTGAAGCAGACGCGCTCAAGGCACTGGCAGCAGAAGGATTACCACAACTGCGAAGTGTGAATCAGCTCGTAGCGCTGGTGGAGCGCAGTGAACGACTGGGTCCTTTTCGCAATTGGACGATTCAGGCACTACGAGGTCAGTTTCGTGATGCAGGTCATGCGGCACAAGCGTGGAAGGAAATGATGGCTCGTCCCACGCCTCTACGCCGTCGTTCCAAAAGTACAACACCGCGCTGGCTTAAGAACGCATTCGCTGTATCTGTGATATTACTTATTGGAGTGCTCATCTATGCACTGCGTTTCTGA